A genomic window from Diospyros lotus cultivar Yz01 chromosome 2, ASM1463336v1, whole genome shotgun sequence includes:
- the LOC127795972 gene encoding eukaryotic translation initiation factor 3 subunit K codes for MGREVEASSAVAYTVEQLVAVNPYNPDILPDLENYVNEQVSSQTYSLDANLCLLRLYQFEPERMSTQIVARILVKALMAMPAPDFSLCLFLIPERVQMEEQFKTLIVLSHYLETARFRQFWDEAAKSRHILEAVPGFEQAIQAYAIHVLSLTYQKVPRSILAEAINIEGLSLDKFLEHQVTNFGWVIEKDHGRGQLIILPRNEFNHPELKKGTADGIPLEHVTRIFPILG; via the exons atgggaagAGAGGTGGAGGCGTCGTCGGCGGTGGCGTACACGGTTGAGCAGCTGGTAGCCGTCAATCCTTACAACCCGGACATCCTTCCCGATCTGGAAAACTATGTCAACGAGCAG GTTTCATCGCAAACATACAGCCTGGATGCAAACCTTTGCCTCCTTCGACTCTATCAG TTTGAGCCAGAGCGAATGAGTACCCAAATTGTTGCTCGCATTTTGGTCAAG GCTCTTATGGCAATGCCTGCCCCAGATTTCAGCCTTTGTCTCTTTTTAATTCCAGAACGAGTG CAAATGGAGGAACAGTTCAAAACATTAATTGTTCTTTCACACTACCTGGAG ACTGCAAGATTCCGTCAGTTCTGGGATGAAGCAGCTAAAAGTCGTCACATTTTAGAAGCTGTGCCAG GTTTTGAGCAAGCAATCCAGGCCTATGCAATTCATGTCCTTTCTCTGACTTACCAAAAGGTTCCAAGGTCTATTCTTGCTGAG GCTATCAATATTGAAGGTCTGTCCCTGGACAAATTCCTTGAGCATCAAGTCACAAACTTTGGTTGGGTTATTGAGAAGGATCACGGAAGGGGCCAACTCATTATACTTCCCCGGAATGAGTTCAACCATCCAGAGTTAAAAAAGGGCACCGCTGATGGCATTCCATTGGAGCACGTCACTCGAATCTTTCCCATTCTTGGTTGA